Proteins found in one Pelmatolapia mariae isolate MD_Pm_ZW linkage group LG7, Pm_UMD_F_2, whole genome shotgun sequence genomic segment:
- the LOC134630812 gene encoding nipped-B-like protein isoform X1 encodes MNGDMPHVPITTLAGIASLTDLLNQLPLPSPLPATTAKSLLYNGRISEEVSSLLVCRDESLVTQLAHSLNQVSTEHIELKDNLGNDEPEGDMPMLLQTLLSRNPKIFRDKSMQTQHKVLGGVMLQPIVQQYKITQNQVHGSPASNYQQTTVPQSPSGCFTSPQSGSGPRFVPQQNSPIPSPYTPQSPADYMQYNPPSYSQHQHAQQVTSGLRNIHDSKVSGHLSTDLSNHNARLGSDEDYMNVAHRLGNEEHDSPMKAAAFSVRSPQSACSPAGSEDTVQRSRPSLIMQSPPADVPRGAPPDQILTSSDRKKKHKERSKEESDPMEKNALYDIVSSPKDSTKLTLKLSRVKVQDMDQSEELPPEAHMELDHETVMINNNNNNQLSKPAQDVPNKLGADDQANCQQAAVRPNTIETGVTGRVSFDDTEIDTLAEIERIERESASDRERWSKEVQDKDKPLKKRKQDSYPQEPGTESNDGAAIHGGNSVSKMTPKKTNAASNGASRPALMVSIDLQQAGRVIGQPVVVLESQPLCEDHLRRLKSNPDGKVKRVGDDRPGIIKQHADTLQKSGSDGQPEMYKQKQESQRESKHRHDDKSDSSKGPSDDRRPDPSRQKLDKHSKSRHKEEKNHNSHRMLENRPDTPKNMSKTERSRHGEDKGRDRDRDKDRERHKDRDRARDRDKERNIEKEKERDRDKDRHKEKERDRDKDKERHIEKEKERDRDKDKERHIEKERDRDKEKHIEKERDRDKEKHIEKERDRDKDRHIEKEKERDKAKDRDRKQKMLRENCSRNLADPHTKPDSTRLKHDGSKKSADPNSRQRTGNSSLKNPQSKDQKTSEDGNIKCQAGDKRQSFEAKPSEFPSYLLGGKSGTLKNFVIPKLKRDGKDKDPPNKLVEGWSVPRVRLERVSLVDNLNKGAKPVVVVKKLSVDEVKKIIKESRNAHGSRSKNWSFCERTNKRSHSMISKRSKYAELASDDDQDKDDDEDSDNEYARKKKKKDHDKTWKHEERRGSGEHRRSGGFHNARRGSSSRQRDWRDEDSDEGSLPQSLSDVARKQKKKDKQKNRKIYDSKLTPEEMMDSSTFKRFASNIDSVLENLEDVDLTAADDDEIPQELLLGKQQLSELGSDSAKIKAMGISNKFSSSKLVKFLNILERNIQDSVKLSTLMNHDNDSMDEERLWRDLIMERVTKSADACLTALNIMTSPHMPKAVYIEDVIERVLQYTKFHLQNSLYPQYDPVYRVDPHGGGMHTSKSKRAKCSTHKQKVVVLLYNKVCDIISSISELLEIQLLTDTTILQVSTLGITPFFVENVSELQLCAITLVTAVFSHYKKHRQLILEEIFTSLARLPTSKRSLRNFRLNSSDSDGEPLYIQMVTALVLQLIQCVVHLPSEKETEDEHNKKVDKDVLITNSYETAMRTAQNFLSVFLKKCGSKQGEEDYRPLFENFVHDLLSTVNKPEWPAAELLLSLLGRLLVHQFSNKQTEMALRVASLDYLGTVASRLRKDAVTSKMDQKAIDRILRETEGGDEIPKLQKALLGYLDENVETDPSLVFARKFYIAQWFRDITSEAEKAMKSQSEDDEDLKGHHHSRDVDSTAEIMQKAEARKKFLRKAVKTSTSHFSSLRMNSDTINYNDSCLIVRYLASMRPFAQSFDIYLSQILRVLGESAIAVRTKAMKCLSEVVAVDPSILARLDMQRGVHCRLMDNSTSVREAAVELLGRFVLSRPELIEQYYDMLIERILDTGISVRKRVIKIMRDICLEQPDFHKITEMCVKMIRRVNDEEGIKKLVNETFQKLWFSPTPSHDKEAMTRKILNITDVVLACKDSGYDWFEQLLQNLLKSEEDASYKPAGKACVQLVDNLVEHILKYEESLADCEDKGVSSGRLVACITTLYLFSKIRAQLMVKHAMTMQPYLTTKCNSQNDFMVICNVAKILELVVPLMEHPSATFLTTLEEDLMKLIIKYGMTVVQHCVSCLGAIVNKVTHNYKFVWACFNRYYGALAKLKTQHQEDPTSSTLAANKPTLLRSLFTVGALCRHFDFDQEEFKGANKIVIKDKVLELLLYFTTHEEEEVQIKAIIGLGFQFIMHPELMFVQEVKVLYNSILSDENSSVNLKIQVLKNLQTYLQEEDSRMQEADREWKNKAKQEDLKEMGDISSGMSSSIMQIYLKQVLESFFHSQSTVRHFALSVITLTLSQGLIHPVQCVPYLIAMGTDPEPTMKNKADQQLVEIDKKYSGFIHMKAVAGLKMSYQVQQAINGSKHAVIRGFRHDDSDSALCSHLYTMVRGNRQHRRAFLISLLNLFDDSSKTEVNMLLFIADNLACFPYQTQEEPLFIMHHIDITLSVSGSNLLQSFKECLRKEPIRHEKKMKMNKKKKKKKHSRRRNYSSDDDDDDEKDDESSSTSSSSDEEEDVVQRQKGSDSDSDLDDEDAVMDRLPENTKPLLEFASASQGILLVLVLKQHLKNLYGFSDSKIQKYSPTESAKVYDKAVNRKSKVHFNPSQTLDYLRSDLANTDLSYEAKKNIAKQYLDFKVLMDHLDRDEEDEDGEANANARNKAITSLLRGPKPRNHNHSNHAAPVETDDEESEDEDPPARKPRKGGDCAEDSGNMNETVEVMDIVAIYCPKYKDRPQIARVVQKTRNGYSIHWMTGSYSGPWAVAKKRDGRKKVPWVDNIKESDIICKKISLTSGQKLTNKVAQTLRALYAAKEGTKS; translated from the exons ATGAATGGTGACATGCCTCATGTTCCCATCACTACTCTTGCTGGAATTGCTAGCCTAACAGACT TGTTGAACCAGCTTCCTTTGCCTTCTCCCCTACCTGCCACCACTGCTAAGAGCCTCCTCTACAATGGAAGGATCTCAGAAGAGGTCAGCAGCCTGCTGGTGTGTCGAGACGAGAGTCTAGTGACTCAGCTGGCGCATAGCCTTAACCAGGTTTCCACCGAACACAT agagTTGAAGGACAACTTGGGCAACGATGAACCCGAGGGCGACATGCCAATGCTCCTACAAACTTTGCTGTCCAGGAATCCCAAAATCTTCAGGGACAAAAGTATGCAAACCCAGCACAAGGTTCTGGGTG GTGTAATGCTGCAGCCAATAGTGCAGCAGTATAAGATTACTCAGAATCAGGTCCATGGGAGTCCAGCCTCAAACTATCAGCAAACCACTGTCCCTCAGAGCCCCTCTGG ATGCTTTACATCACCGCAGTCTGGTTCAGGGCCACGCTTTGTACCCCAGCAGAACAGCCCTATACCTAGTCCCTACACACCCCAGAGTCCCGCGGACTACATGCAGTACAATCCACCCAGTTATTCCCAACACCAACATGCTCAGCAAG TTACGAGTGGCTTGAGAAATATCCATGACAGCAAAGTCTCTGGACATCTATCAACTGATTTATCGAATCACAATGCGAGACTGGGCTCAGATGAAGACTACATGAACGTGGCTCACAGACTGGGAAATGAG GAGCATGATTCTCCAATGAAGGCTGCTGCATTTTCAGTGAGATCACCACAGTCGGCATGTTCTCCAGCTGGGAGTGAAGATACTGTACAAA GGTCTAGGCCTTCCCTCATAATGCAGTCGCCTCCAGCTGATGTGCCACGAGGTGCACCGCCTGACCAAATCCTCACCTCGTCTGATCGCAAGAAGAAACATAAGGAGAGGAGTAAAGAAGAAAGTGATCCGATGGAAAAAAATGCCTTGTACGATATAGTTAGTTCACCAAAAGACTCGACCAAGCTGACCTTAAAACTGTCCAGAGTAAAGGTTCAAGACATGGATCAATCTGAGGAGCTTCCCCCTGAGGCACATATGGAATTGGACCATGAAACAGTTatgatcaataataataataataaccagtTATCAAAACCTGCCCAGGATGTTCCAAACAAGTTAGGAGCTGACGATCAAGCAAACTGTCAACAGGCTGCTGTGCGGCCAAATACCATTGAAACTGGTGTCACTGGCAGAGTTTCCTTTGATGATACAGAGATAGACACACTTGCAGAGATTGAGAGGATAGAACGCGAGTCAGCCAGTGACCGAGAACGATGGTCTAAAGAAGTTCAGGACAAAG ACAAGCCGCTGAAGAAACGGAAACAAGACTCCTATCCCCAGGAACCCGGGACAGAGTCAAATGATGGGGCTGCCATTCATGGGGGCAACAGTGTCAGCAAGATGACACCCAAGAAGACGAATGCTGCAAGTAATGGTGCCAGTCGGCCTGCTTTGATGGTCAGTATCGATCTACAGCAAGCTGGCAGAGTAATAGGACAGCCTGTAGTGGTCTTGGAATCACAGCCGCTGTGTGAGGATCACCTACGTCGTCTGAAGTCAAACCCCGATGGAAAGGTCAAAAGGGTTGGTGATGACAGACCTGGGATCATCAAGCAGCATGCTGACACTCTCCAGAAGTCTGGCTCAGATGGACAACCGGAAATGTATAAACAGAAGCAGGAAAGCCAGCGTGAAtcaaaacacagacatgacGACAAAAGTGACAGCAGCAAGGGACCGTCAGATGACAGAAGGCCAGACCCCTCACGGCAGAAACTTGACAAGCATTCAAAGTCACGccacaaagaggaaaagaatCACAACAGCCACCGAATGCTTGAAAACCGACCCGACACCCCAAAAAACATGAGCAAGACAGAGCGCTCCAGACATGGAGAAGACAAAGGCAGGGATAGAGACAGGGATAAGGACAGAGAAAGACACAAGGATAGAGATAGAGCAAGAGACAGGGACAAAGAGAGAAACATagaaaaagagaaggagagagacagggataaagacagacacaaagagaaagagagagacagggacaaagacaaagagagacacatagaaaaagagaaagagagagacagggacaaagacaaagagagacacatagaaaaagagagagacagggacaaagaaaaacacatagaaaaagagagagacagggacaaagaaaaacacatagaaaaagagagagacagggacaaagacagacacatagaaaaagagaaagagagagacaaagcCAAGGACAGGGACAGGAAACAGAAGATGTTAAGAGAAAACTGCAGTCGAAACTTAGCTGACCCGCATACTAAACCTGACAGCACCAGACTAAAGCATGATGGAAGCAAAAAATCAGCTGACCCCAATAGTCGACAGAGGACAGGCAATTCCAGCCTTAAAAATCCCCAAAGTAAGGACCAAAAGACAAGCGAGGATGGCAACATTAAGTGCCAAGCTGGAGACAAACGTCAGTCCTTTGAGGCCAAACCGAGCGAATTCCCCTCGTACCTGCTGGGTGGCAAGTCAGGGACCCTGAAGAACTTTGTGATTCCTAAATTGAAACGAGATGGAAAAGATAAAGATCCCCCAAATAAACTAGTAGAAGGCTGGAGCGTACCGCGAGTAAGGCTGGAGAGAGTCTCATTGGTAGATAACTTAAACAAAGGAGCTAAACCCGTTGTCGTGGTTAAAAAACTCAGTGTTGACGAGGTGAAAAAGATCATTAAGGAAAGCAGGAATGCACACGGCTCCAGATCCAAGAACTGGTCATTTTGTGAGAGGACAAACAAGCGAAGCCACAGTATGATTAGCAAGCGATCCAAATATGCTGAGTTGGCCTCGGATGATGACCAAGACAAGGATGACGATGAAGACTCTGACAATGAGT atgcaaggaaaaagaaaaagaaagaccaCGATAAGACGTGGAAGCATGAAGAGAGAAGAGGTTCTGGAGAACACCGTCGAAGTGGAGGTTTTCATAACGCTCGCCGAGGGTCTAGTAGCCGTCAGCGCGACTGGAGAGATGAAGATTCAGATGAAGGCTCTCTCCCACAGAGCCTGAGTGATG ttgccagaaagcagaagaaaaaggataaacagaaaaacaggaagatTTATGATTCCAAGTTGACACCAGAGG AGATGATGGACTCCTCCACATTTAAGAGATTTGCATCGAATATTGACAGCGTTCTTGAGAATCTCGAAGACGTGGACCTCACTGCCGCAG ATGATGACGAAATACCTCAAGAGCTCTTACTTGGAAAGCAGCAGCTGAGTGAGCTGGGCAGCGATTCTGCTAAGATTAAAGCTATGGGCATCTCTAACAAG ttttcATCTAGTAAACTGGTGAAGTTTTTGAATATTTTGGAGAGGAACATTCAGGACAGCGTCAAACTTTCTACACTAATGAACCAT GATAATGATTCCATGGATGAGGAGCGGTTGTGGCGCGACCTCATCATGGAGCGGGTGACCAAGTCGGCCGATGCTTGTTTGACTGCACTCAACATAATGACATCTCCGCACATGCCAAAGGCTGTTTATATAGAAGATGTGATTGAGAGGGTGCTGCAGTACACCAAGTTCCATCTGCAAAACTCTTTGTACCCTCAGTATGACCCAGTCTACAGAGTGGATCCCCACGGAG GTGGCATGCATACTTCAAAGTCCAAGAGAGCCAAATGTTCTACCCACAAACAGAAGGTGGTAGTCCTGCTCTACAACAAAGTGTGCGATATCATCAGCAGCATCTCTGAGCTCCTTGAAATCCAGCTGCTTACTGACACCACAATTCTGCAG GTCTCCACCCTTGGCATTACACCATTTTTTGTGGAGAATGTTAGTGAACTGCAGTTATGTGCCATCACACTAGTGACTGCG GTGTTTTCTCATTACAAGAAGCACAGGCAGCTCATTCTTGAAGAGATTTTCACCTCCCTGGCCAGACTGCCGACTAGTAAACGCAGCCTGAGGAATTTCAG GCTGAACAGCAGTGACTCAGATGGAGAACCTTTGTATATCCAGATGGTCACAGCCCTTGTTCTTCAGCTCATCCAGTGTGTGGTCCACCTTCCCTctgagaaagagacagaggatGAGCACAATAAGAAG GTGGATAAAGATGTCCTTATTACAAACTCTTATGAAACTGCCATGAGGACAGCTCAGAACTTCTTATCTGTGTTCCTCAAGAA GTGTGGCAGTAAACAGGGAGAGGAGGATTACAGGCCGCTGTTTGAGAACTTTGTTCATGACCTGCTGTCTACAGTTAACAAGCCTGAGTGGCCTGCTGCTGAGCTGCTCCTCAGTCTACTGGGCCGGTTGCTG GTGCACCAGTTCAGTAACAAGCAGACAGAAATGGCACTCAGGGTGGCATCGCTGGACTACCTTGGCACTGTCGCTTCCCGTCTGCGTAAAGATGCTGTCACTAGCAAGATGGACCAAAAGGCTATTGACCGCATCCTCAGAGAG ACTGAAGGCGGCGACGAGATACCAAAACTACAGAAGGCTTTGCTCGGCTACCTAGATGAGAACGTTGAGACCGATCCATCATTGGTG TTTGCTAGGAAGTTTTATATTGCCCAGTGGTTCAGGGACATTACAAGCGAGGCAGAAAAGGCAATGAAGTCTCAAAGTGAGGACGACGAGGACTTGAAAGGTCACCATCATTCCAGGGATGTTGACTCAACCGCCGAGATCATGCAGAAGGCGGAGGCGAGGAAGAAATTCCTCCGCAAGGCCGTCAAGACGTCAACATCGCATTTCAGTTCCCTGAG GATGAACTCTGACACAATAAACTACAATGACTCCTGTCTGATTGTTAGATATCTGGCCTCCATGAGGCCGTTTGCGCAAAgctttgatatttatttatcacaG ATCCTGAGAGTGCTGGGAGAGAGCGCTATTGCAGTCAGAACTAAAGCTATGAAGTGTCTCTCTGAAGTAGTGGCTGTAGATCCAAGTATCCTGGCACGG ctgGACATGCAGCGTGGGGTTCATTGTCGCCTCATGGACAACTCCACCAGTGTGCGAGAGGCTGCTGTGGAGCTCCTCGGCCGTTTTGTGCTAAGTCGACCTGAGCTCATTGAGCAGTACTATGACATGCTCATTGAAAGGATACTG GACACAGGCATCAGTGTGAGAAAAAGAGTCATTAAGATCATGAGGGATATTTGTCTAGAGCAGCCAGACTTCCACAAGATCACCGAGATGTGCGTGAAGATGATCCGGAGGGTCAACGATGAAGAAGGGATCAAG AAACTGGTGAATGAGACATTCCAGAAACTCTGGTTCTCCCCGACGCCCAGCCACGACAAAGAAGCCATGACCAGAAAGATCCTGAACATCACAGACGTG GTGTTGGCATGTAAAGACTCAGGCTACGACTGGTTTGAGCAGCTTCTCCAAAAT ctgcTGAAATCAGAGGAGGACGCTTCGTACAAACCTGCAGGGAAGGCTTGTGTTCAGCTAGTGGACAATCTAGTGGAACATATACTAAAATATGAGGAGTCTCTTGCGG aTTGTGAGGACAAAGGAGTCAGCTCAGGTCGTCTGGTAGCGTGCATCACCACTCTCTACCTGTTTAGTAAAATCAGGGCACAGTTAATGGTTAAGCATGCCATGACTATGCAGCCCTACCTGACCACCAAGTGCAAT AGTCAGAACGACTTCATGGTGATATGCAACGTGGCTAAGATCCTGGAGCTGGTCGTGCCTCTGATGGAACACCCAAGTGCGACTTTCCTCACTACCCTCGAAGAAGACCTAATGAAGCTTATCATCAAATACGGCATGACG GTTGTGCAACACTGTGTGAGCTGTCTTGGTGCTATTGTGAACAAGGTCACACACAACTACAAGTTTGTTTGGGCTTGTTTTAATCGGTACTATg GAGCGTTAGCAAAACTCAAGACACAGCACCAAGAGGATCCCACCAGCTCCACACTGGCTGCTAACAAACCCACTCTTCTGCGCTCGCTCTTCACTGTGGGGGCTCTGTGTCGACACTTTGATTTCGATCAAGAAGAGTTCAAAGGTGCTAACAAG ATTGTCATCAAGGACAAAGTGTTGGAgcttctgctgtatttcactACTCACGAAGAGGAGGAGGTCCAGATCAAGGCAATCATAGGTTTAG GGTTTCAGTTCATCATGCACCCAGAGCTCATGTTTGTGCAGGAGGTGAAGGTTCTTTATAACAGCATCCTGTCGGACGAGAACAGTTCAGTCAATTTGAAGATCCAGGTCCTCAAAAACCTGCAGACATACCTGCAGGAGGAGGACTCTCGAATGCAGGAGGCTGACCGTGAAT GGAAGAATAAAGCCAAGCAAGAGGATCTCAAGGAAATGGGGGACATCTCATCGGGCATGAGCAGCTCCATAATGCAGATTTATTTGAAGCAGGTTCTGGAGTCCTTCTTCCACTCGCAGTCCACAGTTCGACACTTTGCCTTGAGTGTCATCACCCTGACTCTCAGTCAGGGCCTCATTCACCCTGTACAG TGTGTGCCCTACTTGATCGCTATGGGAACAGACCCAGAGCCAACAATGAAGAACAAGGCCGATCAGCAGCTGGTGGAGATCGACAAAAAATACTCAGGCTTTATTCAT ATGAAGGCTGTCGCAGGGCTGAAGATGTCTTATCAGGTGCAACAGGCCATAAATGGATCCAAACACGCTGTCATTCGCGGTTTCCGTCACGACGACTCCGACTCGGCTCTCTGCTCTCATCTCTACACCATGGTCCGTGGGAACCGCCAACATAGACGGGCTTTTCTAATTTCCCTGCTCAACCTGTTTGATGACAGCTCT AAAACAGAGGTGAACATGCTGCTGTTCATAGCAGATAACTTGGCCTGCTTCCCTTATCAGACCCAGGAGGAACCTCTTTTCATCATGCATCATATAGACATTACCCTGTCTGTCTCTGGTAGCAACTTGCTCCAGTCATTTAAAGAG TGTTTACGGAAAGAGCCTATAAGGCATGaaaagaagatgaagatgaataagaaaaagaaaaagaagaagcattCTCGGAGGAGGAACTACAGCTCTGatgacgacgacgatgatgaaaAGGATGAtgagagcagcagcacatccaGCAGCAGTGACGAGGAGGAAGATGTAGTTCAGAGGCAAAAGGGTTCCGATTCCGACTCTGACCTGGACGATGAGGACGCAGTGATGGACCGTCTGCCTGAAAACACCAAACCTCTGCTGGAGTTTGCCAGTGCGTCACAGGGCATTTTGCTGGTGCTGGTGCTCAAACAGCATTTGAAAAATCTGTACGGCTTCTCGGACAG CAAAATCCAGAAGTATTCACCGACAGAGTCTGCCAAAGTATATGACAAGGCAGTGAACAGGAAATCTAAGGTGCACTTCAACCCTAGTCAGACACTGGATTACCTAAGGAGTGATCTGGCCAACACAGATCTCAGCTACGAGGCCAAGAAGAACATTGCAAAACAGTATTTGGAT TTCAAGGTTCTAATGGATCATTTGGATCGGGATGAAGAGGACGAGGACGGTGAAGCAAATGCCAATGCCAGAAACAAAGCCATTACTTCGCTGCTGAGGGGTCCAAAACCCCGAAACCACAACCACAGTAATCATGCAGCTCCAGTGGAGACAGATGATGAGGAGAGCGAGGATGAAGATCCCCCTGCT